The Toxotes jaculatrix isolate fToxJac2 chromosome 14, fToxJac2.pri, whole genome shotgun sequence genomic interval CCTAAGCAGAGGTCAGAAAATGGAGATTTTCCTACCCGTCCcatttccgtttttttttttctttattccctAACTCTTTGTTCCTGAAACAAATGAAGAGCCGTACGatccagctgcagcatcagAGGCCGCCTTGAGGGACTACATCCTGCAGGGTAAACGGGGTGCAGACAGGGtggaacaaaataaataaacatacaacattaaaaaaaaaaaaaagctgccttgAGGGCTTTTTATGGCTGCACTAAGTCCATGTGCGTTACTCTCAACTGTCACATTTACTGCACCTTCCCGTATTATCCCTCTTATTTACTGTTACTGTGACTGAGGCCTGATTACACGACACCGTACACTTATAACTTGAATGAAGTACTTGGAGCATGTATGCAACAAAATATTGAACATAAAAAATTCCCAGCAAACTTTCTAACAGTATGTAGATGGGACAGTttgcaaaataaacacacacacagcatgtaacagaaaatcttcattttcatttattgaaTAAACCCTCAGGGCCTACGGCAGCTCTTCTTGTGAATTTCACAATAAACTTCTGAGAAGCTGTACTTGAAGCTTCCTGTTCCCTGCTGAGAAAAGTTTTGGTGAAAGTGAGATGTGTCACAAGacaacatgcgtgtgtgtgtgttgcaaaaacatcacaggaaatatgtgtttgtatgagaaacagagaagtgGTATTACAAGGAGGCAAGTGCACATGGGAGAGACACTGGAGCCAGAGCTCCCACATGGACTGAAGGATGTGTCGGGGCTTGTTCCCATCCAGTCTGTAAATGATTAGCAAGAGGTGGAATCACAGCTCCCAACATCCAACCCACTGCAGCCTTGGATCAATTATCTCCCAGACATTGGCccctcagccacacacacttttcagcTCTGAAATCTTTACATTGTTGTAGCTTTCTGTTTGAATACAGATATCCCGCTGTGTCAGATTTTCAGCCATTGCCATAGCTTTGCAGCTATCagactgtgtgtacacacagtatGGACAATGTGGCATTTATATATTGCCATGTCTGGGAGCAGGGATACTGCGCTTCTTCAGGTGTGCAAAAGGAACTTGATGTGTAACTTTTCATTACATGTTTGCACTTcctaaaaactaaacaaaatgaTTCTGAATGTGCATGGGCGTGCCTCAGCTTTGTGTTCACTTGGAGCTtcactgaatgaaaaaacaGGTTGCTGATGTCACTTTTGGTAACAGCCctgcagaaaaagaggaagtaTGGACAGGGAGTTGTTGGCCTTATTAAAGCAGCATCTGTATGGCTTACGACACATCCACCCCAAGCAACTCTAGTTGAATCACTTTTCCCCGTTGTTCTTCATTACAGTGTTGTATTGCCCAGGATGTCTTCAAAGGCTCACAGTTCCAATAACATCGCCCATGCCCGGCGGACGGTGCAGCAGCTGAGAATAGAGGCGAGCATTGAGAGGATAAAGGTACAGTGCAACAATAAAACGTGCAGTGCAACCACTTTTAGTGATCCTCACTGTCTGCATTTGTCTTTATGGTACCAAACCCTACTTATTATATAGATCTGCCTaatgtgcattttaaataaaacctgcttttgCGGAGTAACATGTCACTGAGGAAAGTAAAAGGATTTCTTTAAAAGATTGACACATGTAGGGATAATCCTTGGTTCTGAGCATAATTTCTTCTCCGTTTTGGAGTGcaaatctgaacacagacataatacatacatttttagattcagtgtgtcaaacactttctgagggtaATGTTTTATCTTACATCTTCTGAGAGTAAATGTCCATAAATCTACTgataaatcacagaaaaaaacatatgcTTCTTACAACtccagaacttgcctgagaatccCTGTCAACCTTGTCATAGCTGGGTTTCGTCTCAGATGTTTGAAAATCTTCAGAGTTTGAAAACCTTCTTTTGGGCATCTCATTCTTAGAAGTTACATAAAGGCATCCTGTTTACCACTGGATTGGCTCATTTTTGTGCgagcatgagaaaaaaataaaaaaatactgccACTATttatcaccccccccccccccccccacccccaaccctgCCCCCCCTTCGtttgtttctcttcattgtTTCTGCAGGTGTCCAAGGCCTCTGCAGACCTTATGAACTACTGCAATGAACATGCCAGAAACGACCCTCTCCTTATGGGCATCCCTGCTTCAGACAATCCCTTCAAGGACAAAAAACCCTGCACTATATTGTAGTGGATGCCACTTAGCCTTTATgtgttttaccttttttttttcttttttttgcttattaATGTTGCTGTATTCTTTTTGTTGGGAGGAGTGAGGGGTGGACTGTGATCGTATCATTACCACCTGTTCTGCTCACAATTCAACCATGATTTTCTCTCACAGCGATCCGTAATGAGGTGTTCTGTGGCTGCCCCGTTAGCTTGTATTATTCTCTGAAACTATTGACCTCGCCAGTGCCACTGTTCAGTTTGAGCTCTGACCACTAACTAAGACTTTGGCTGTATGAGTTATGATGGCATCAGGTACATAAATATCGAGAGCAGATATTGTTCTCTGAATATTTGAacagcactgacacatttcagtGATGAATTATGTCCTTCCTCTGTGCACAGTCTTGTCTCCATTGGGTTGTGACTGTTATTGCCTTTCTGTTTTGCCTTAAGTGGATTCATACAGCCAAAGTTTCCCTCCCGTCCTTTTAAAAGTATATCAGTTTAAAGAAGGATAATAATGACTTCAGATGTCATTCCAAATTTTTGTTCAATTCAGATCACTGAATTCAGGGATCAAGGTTTACAGTGAGCTTCTACTCAGATGTTACCATGATCGGGGGCAGTAACTTCTGGTGTTAAATTAAACTACAGTAACTCAAGGTATTCTGTAACCCATCACAGCCGCAGCAGCTCTGACTGGTCCACGACAATCCACATCCCATTTAATCCACCGTTTCCTGTCAGTTTATGTGCAGTATGATTACCATAATACAGTGTTGTCTTAAGCTGATTTAATGAAACATCACGTTGAGATAAATTCCATATAAACATCTTAAATCTAAGATCATTTTTGCTCAGATTCAAGCCATTGGGATAAAATGACCTGTGATGCTTTTGGTACATGTGAGATACAAAGTGAATGAAGCTAAAACGAAAAATCACATTAATACAGTGCacaaattgtattttatttttagttttttgttttcaccgCAAGTGTCAGCTGACATTGTGTAATGAAGACTTTGGGACCAAGCCAAACCAATGATactgcatttgaaaacatttaaacatgcgTCTGAATATTTGCAGCCATTCCTTCACTTTACCTGGTACGATATTTTTAGGATGCTGACCTTACGGAGCATGCCAGCAAAGTGTTACGCAACACTGTGAGCCACGCCTACTTGCTCGTCACAATTGTCTTAGTCGAGTGCATGTGCACGTCGTTGTCTTAAGGTGTGTTTGATGCAAGTATTGTAGGCACAGGTGTAAATGGTAGTGTGCATTGATGATAAAAACCACTCTCCCAAGACTGCTctcaaatttttctttttttttttttttttttttaaattttaaactatAACATTTTGTGTCGGTGGGGATCTTCAATCTTCAGTCTAACATGTCCTGCATGCTGTGATTCTCTGGGGGAAATGTCTGCTATggtaaatttaacaaaaaaaaaaaaaaaaaaaaggaatagaTAGTATAAAGAAAATTTTCTTACACTCTAAAGCCTTACTTATGTTTGCCTTGTATTATGAAGAGCACTCTTAATGGGAGTACTttctgtaggaaaaaaaaagatgtttctatcaaatgtttttatctgtggGATGAAAGTGATTTGTAACATTATCGTGccatctgtttttgtctgcGTGTCTCTAGCAAAACATGTTAAATCGTGTTTCACTTACCTGGTGCTCCGCTTTTCAGCAGTTTTGCTATTGTTGCCTTCTCCAAAGGGTACTTTTAGGTCTTCAGATCAGGAAGATCTAGTGTTATTATCCCACTGTATTTTTTATGATTGTCTCCTACAGTCAGTTCTTCTTACTTGCAATAAATCATCCTGTACGCctctaaaggaaaaaaattcaGATTACCACTGCCATGTCATAATTTCTGTCCATTCAGCAGCCCTGTAATGGCCTTATTTGTACTATTGATAGATTAATTTAATTGTCAAAATTTGCATTTTGATAAATGTCTTTATTAATATACCAACCTTTGTATGAAGACTTAACTACGATTAATAAAGTGAAGCATTCCAACAGTACAGTACTGTACTAATATATCAATAAAGATGTTTTGTGCTGCACAGTCAGAAGATCTGAGCCTGTGATGACCACTGTCTTTGACACCTCCTTCAACCAATACTCAGATTTAAACACTATAGAAACCCGATTGTCCAGATTGAGCCTGGCCAGTAAGATCTTCCCACAGTGAATCTGGGGCCATTTCCTCTCAttagttgtttatttatatCTCACTCGGGAGAGGAGAGACCTCAGGCCTCTCACCGTAGCTGTCAGACAAGAGAGCTAAATATAGAAAGTACCAAACCCTGATTTCCACTCTTGGAGAGTAGTCTAACTATTTTGGGAAACAGTCTGCTGAGCCTGAGAGTCTGTTTTCATTCTCCGTTGGTGGCCACTCGTGTCTTCCTGACCTTGTTTTTGGCCAGCTGGTTCTGCACACAATGGGAGGATCATATAGGAATAACACTCGTTTTCACCGATTGTAACAACTGCAGAAATCCCAATTGACAATTCTGACACTTAAAACAGACTAATGATGAAATAACATTGTCACCTATTATTTATTGTTGAGGACTGGCTAAAATATAAATTGCTTTTCTCTTGTCAGTTTCTCACGgctgcttctctttttcttaaAAGATCATATGTCGCTGCAGGGAAAACCAGGTGCATTAACACTGTGTGGACTGAAGAACACTTTTATTGAATGTCAAATATATTACACACGGAGAATTAAATCACAATTCATGCTTACCTCTCTGGTGGTATTCTTGTTATGCACAGACATGATACAGATTGCCAGGAAATTCTCTGTAAGCATGAATGCCCCTGAAGGCCACCAGAGCACAGCCTCGGCAGTAATCCCAGTTTGTCATTGTACAGCAATGTGAGAATCACGGGGGGGGGCATGTGGCCAGCGGCTGGCAGGTCAGCTTCACTGACCGTGTGCCTCACTGTGAAAATCTGTCCTGGCAgttacagtgtcagtgtgttggaATGTGCTGATGTgggggagaggaaggggagggggtgggggggccgGAGGGTGAGGATGGTGGGTGGAGAGTGTGGGCTGTTGGAGCGGACGACAGTGGCACCTCTGTTCCTCTGGTAGATCCAGCTGCTAATAGAAATATACAAAACGGATATTTGAGTATATTTTAACTGCATTTGCAGCCAGTAAATTCCCAGTGTCATGTCTTAGTCATATAGTACAATCACAAGATGTTGTGGAAAGTACAGTTTTTAGGTACTTTACTTGCACATTTCCAATTTATGCTACACTGTGCTTCAACATTATAAACTTGTCtctcatcaaaaataaaatgagagcCTCTGAGATTTCAGAAAATTATTATGTTTGTACTATTGCACAATAAGTTGTAAAAAATCCCCTGAAAGGagtaaatatggaaaaaaagtcatttgCTATACCTCGCTAACATTTGGTTGGAAATGCTTGGACATTTACCAAGTATTTTTATAGTATTGTTGCTGTTAAAGAATCTGGATGCTTCCTTCCTGCTTGCAGCTACAACTTGCAAACCTCAAGGTTAATTGCACCATAAAATGGAATGTGGCCTGTGTTTCCACATGGATGCACAGCTAAGGGTAGATTAATGAATTTCGTCAGTACATAGTCTAATAAAGCAGTCCCACAATGAATCCTATTTTCATGAAGGCTGCAATTCTGCTGCAAAATGGGTTGGACATAATATTGGAAACACCTCTCAGTGTGACACAGCACGATTCAACAGCACTGTAAACTGCAGCCGCTGCAATGAGCATTAAGTAGAATCAGCACCTTTCTAACacagtttcaataaaaacttAACATTGTG includes:
- the gng12a gene encoding guanine nucleotide-binding protein G(I)/G(S)/G(O) subunit gamma-12a, which encodes MSSKAHSSNNIAHARRTVQQLRIEASIERIKVSKASADLMNYCNEHARNDPLLMGIPASDNPFKDKKPCTIL